CCCATGCAAGGACGAGTACCTGGAGCTGCGGAGCAGCGGGCTCTCGCGCCGCGAAGCGGTGGGACGAGTCGGAATCAGCCCGAACACGGGATACCTCTGGGACAGTCGAACGGGCGACGCATTTATCCAGATGGTCGCGTGGTCGATTACAAAGACAGGGTGCCTGTCGTTGTTGATCCTGTTCAGCGGGCGTCGATGCGTTCGCTCGAAGCCGCACTCCACCCACGATTCCTCTCCCTGCAGGAGCGTGAGCTGATCCGGGACCTGACCAGGGCCGGCCTTTCGTTGTGTCGGGTCGCGGCCAAGCTTGGTCGCTCGGTGTCGACGATCAGTCGAGAGATTCGCCGGAATCAGCTTCCTGGAGAGGGCGGCTACCATCCATACGTGGCGCATCGGAAAGCGGCCAGCCGCCGACCGCGACCGAAAGCCACGAGGCTGGTCCGCAATCCGCAGCTGCGCAGTTACGTTCAACGGAAGCTGACGCTACGTTGGTCGCCGGAGCAGATCAGCCGGTCGCTGATCCGCGAGTTCCCCGGCGATGCGGAGATGCGCGTGGCGCACGAGACGATCTATCAAGCCTTCTACGTGCAGGGCCGTGGACAACTCCGCCGCGAGCTCACGATGGTGCTGCGGACCGGCCGGGCCAAGCGGAAACCGCATCGTTCTGGCGCCGCTCGCAGACATCGTTTCGCGGATCCGATGGTAATGATCTCCGACCGTCCCGCCGAAATCGAGGACCGCGCCGTTCCCGGACATTGGGAAGGCGACCTCATCATCGGCGGACACCGCAACAGCGCCATCGGCACCCTCGTGGAACGCTCCACCCGGTTCGTGATGCTGATCCATCTCCCCATCGATCGCACCGCAGAATCCGTCCGGGACGGACTGATCAGCGCCGTCAAGACACTCCCACGCGAACTCCGTCGCTCGATCACCTGGGACCAGGGCTCGGAAATGGCAGCTCACAAGTCGTTCACGATAGCCACCGACATCCCGGTCTACTTCTGCGACCCCGCGAGTCCCTGGCAACGCGGCAGCAACGAGAACACCAACGGACTCCTTCGCCAATACTTCCCCAAGGGAAAGGGAACAGACCTCGCCCGATTCACCGCAACCGACCTGACGAACGTCGCCCACGAGCTCAACACCCGCCCACGCAAAACGCTCGGCTGGGAAACCCCAGCCGAACGCCTCGCTAAACTACTCGCCAGCTAATCGTCGTGTTGCAACAACCACTGGAATCCGCCCGAAGGGTCTCGGGCTCACGATCGTCTCCTCGATCGTCTCGGCGCACCGGGGCGGCGTGACTGTCGTGCCCCGAACCGGCGGCGGTCTCGTCGTGACCCTCACCTTTCCGGCGGCTGCCGGCGACGCGGATTCCTCCGTGTACGCGGAAGTAAACGGCCGCCGAATAGGAGTTCGAGTTTCCGGCGTCGGCGAACGCCCACGAGTTGGAGAGCGTCCAGGCACTCGAAGCGGTGCGCGAACCGTGCTGCGCGTACGAGCGGCCCTGGGTGCCGTTGCTGGTCCAAGTCTTCGCCTGCGAGTAGTCGCGAGCGGCGTAAGGGCTGTAATACCCGGCTGCCGATGCGGGCGCCGCAGCGAGGACGGCGCCGGCGACGAGCGCCGCGCTGGCCGTGCTGGCGGCGAGAACAGAGGCCAAACGACGAGTCTTTTTGGTCATGGGTTACTCCTTGCGTGTTCCTGTTTTCTTTCTGGATGGGTGTGTCCCGAAGGACAAAATTTAAGGTATTATCCATAAAGTTTTTAATCAAAAGATTTCATGACGATGGCGAAGCATGAGCCGCCGCCGATATGCTGGCGTCATGCTGGACAACCCGCGCTCCCCGCGCGTCCGCGCCGTCGCCAAGCTCACCAAGCGCACCGCCCGTTCCGAGACCGGCCTCTTCCTGCTCGAAGGACCCCAGGCGGTGGCAGAGGCGCTGGCCTTCCGGTCTGAGCTGCTGGTGGAGCTGTACGCGACGCCCACCGCGCTCGAGCGCCACCAGGACATCGCCCAGGCCGCCGCCGCGGCCGGGACGCAGGTGGAGTTCGTCACCGAGCAGGTGCTCGGCACGATCGCCGACACGGTGACGCCGCAGGGCTTCGTCGCGGTGGCGCGGCAGTTTCCGACATCCGTGCGCGAGATCTTCGCGGGGTCGCCGGCGCTGGTCGCGATCCTGGAGGAAGTGCGAGACCCGGGCAATGCGGGAACGATCATCCGCGCGGCCGACTCGGCGGGGGCGGACGCCGTGGTGCTCACCGGGCGGACGGTCGACCTCTACAACCCGAAGGTCGTGCGCTCCACGACCGGCTCGCTGTTCCACATCCCGGTCGCGGTCGGCGCCGACCTGCCGGAGGTCGTGAGCTGCGCGCGCGCCGCGGGCCTCCGCGTGCTCGCGGCCGACATCGCGGGCGAGGACCTGCTCGCGGCGCGCACGGCGGGCCAGCTCGCCCGGCCGACGGCGTGGGTGTTCGGCAACGAAGCGCGCGGACTCCCCGACGAGTGGCTCGGGCTCGTGGACCGCGCGGTCGCCGTCCCGATCTACGGGCGGGCCGAGTCGATGAACCTGGCGACGGCGGCGTCCGTCTGCCTGTACGAGTCGGCGTTCGCGCAGCGCTCCGCCGGGTAGTGCGGGAAGCCCCGGCGACGGCCGCCCGCCTCCTGTCCGGCGGGAAATCGGCGGACCGGCCGCCGACTAGAATGGGGAACCGTGTCTGAATCCACCGAAATCACCGAGAGCTCGGTCGAGGCGGCGGTCGAGGCGGCGCTCGCCGCCATCGCTGCCGCGGGCGACTCGGAGGCGCTCAAGGTCGTCCGTCACGACCACACCGCGGAGGGCTCGCCGCTCGCGCAGCTGAACGCGGGCATCCGGTCGCTGCCGGGGGACCGGAAGGCCGCCGCCGGCAAGCTGGTCGGCGGCGCCCGCGGGCGGGTGAGCCAGGCGCTCGCGGCGAAGGAGGCCGGGATCGCTGCGGCAGAGGAGGCCGCCCAGCTCGTGGCCGAGGCCGTGGACGTCACCGCGTTGCCGAACCGCTGGACATCTGGTGCGCGGCACCCGCTGAGCCTGCTGCAGGAGCGCATCGCCGACGTCTTCGTCGGGATGGGCTGGCAGGTGGCCGAGGGCCCGGAGCTGGAGAGCGAGTGGTACAACTTCGACGCGCTCAACTTCGACGCCGACCACCCGGCGCGCGCGATGCAGGACACCTTCTTCGTGGAGCCGGCCGAGGCGCACCTGGTGATGCGCACCCACACCTCGCCGGTGCAGTTGCGCGCGCTTCTCGGGGACGAGCTGCCCGTCTACCGGATCGCCTCGGGCCGGGTGTTCCGCACCGATGAGTTCGACGCCACGCACCTCCCGGTGTTCCACCAGACCGAGGGCATCGCGGTCGACAAGGGCCTGACGATGGCGCATCTGCGCGGGACTCTCGACCACTTCGTCGAGACGCTCTTCGGCGAGGGCGCGCGTGTGCGTCTGCGCCCCAACTACTTTCCGTTCACCGAGCCGAGCGCCGAGCTCGACCTGTGGCATCCCACCTTCGCGGGCGGTGCGCGCTGGATCGAGTGGGGCGGCTGCGGCATGGTCAACCCGAATGTGCTGCGCTCGGCGGGCATCGACCCGGAGGTGTACTCCGGGTTCGCGTTCGGGATGGGCGTCGAGCGGGCGCTGATGTTCCGCAACGACGTCAAAGACATGCGGGACATGGCCGAGGGCGATGTCCGCTTCTCCCAGCAGTTCGGAATGGTGGTCTGATGCGCGTCCCCCTCAGCTGGCTCGGCGAGTACGTCGACCTCGAGCCCGGCACCACGCCTGCGGAGGTGCATGCGGCCCTCGTCTCGGTGGGCCTGGAGGAGGAAGGCGTCCACACTTTCGGGATCGAAGGCCCGGTCGTCGTCGGCGAGGTGATCGACTTCGTCGAGGAGCCGCAGAGCAACGGCAAGACCATTCGCTGGTGTCAGGTGCGCGTCGCCGCGGAGGGCCAGAAAGCGGCCGATGGCGGCGCGGATGTGCGCGGCATCGTCTGCGGCGCGGGCAACTTCTTCCCCGGCGACAAGGTCGTCGTGACGCTGCCGGGCGCGGCGCTGCCCGGCCCGGCACCGCTCACCCCCTTCGTCATCGCGGCGCGCAAGACCTACGGGCATGTCTCCGATGGGATGATCGCCTCCGCCCGCGAGCTGGGCCTCGGCGACGACCACGACGGCATCCTGCGCCTGAGCACGCTCGGGCTCGACCCGGAGGTGGGCGCCGACGCGGTCTCGCTGCTCGGCCTGGACGACACGGCCGTCGAGGTCAACGTCACCCCCGACCGCGGCTACGCCTTCTCGATCCGCGGCATTGCGCGCGAGTACGCGCACGCCACCGGTGCGGCCTTCCGCGACCCGGCCGAGGCGGTCGCTTCGCCTCCCCCTCACGCTCACGGCTTCAGCGTCGCGGTGGAGGACCGCGCGCCGATCCGGGATCGCGTGGGCGCAAGCGTGTTCGTCACCCGTGTGGTGCGCGATGTCGACGCCACCCGCCCCACGCCTCCGTGGATGGTGGCGCGACTGAAGCTCGCGGGCATCCGCTCCATCTCCCTCGTGGTCGACATCACGAACTACGTGATGCTCGAACTCGGTCAGCCCACCCACGGCTACGACCTGGACCGGTTGAGCGGCGGCATCGTGGTGCGGCGCGCGCACGCGGGGGAGACCCTCGTGACGCTCGACGATCAGACCCGTGCGCTGCACGCGGAGGACCTGCTCATCACCGACGACTCTGGGGCGATCGGCCTGGCGGGCGTGATGGGCGGCGCCTCGACCGAGATCGGCGCCGGGACCCGCAACGTCCTCGTCGAGGCGGCGAACTTCGACCCGGTGTCGATCGCCCGCACCGCGCGCCGCCACAAGCTGCCGAGCGAGGCGTCCAAACGCTTCGAGCGCGGCGTCGACCCGCGGGTGGCGGTCGCCGCCGCGGCGCGCGTCGTCCAGCTGCTGGAACAGCTCGCCGGGGGGACCGCCGATGGACTCGGCTCGCTGCTGGACGAGACGGCGGACGCCGAACCGATCCGGCTGCCGGACGACTACATCCCGAACCTCATCGGCGTGGCCTTCACCGACGACGAGGTGCGTGGCGCGCTCGCCGAGATCGGCGGCTCCGTCAGCGACACCGAGGGGGCACTGCTCGTCGTGCCGCCCACCTGGCGCCCCGACCTGCGCGACAAGTCCGACCTGGCCGAGGAGGTCGCCCGCATCGTCGGGTTCGACCGCATCCCCTCGGTGCTTCCGGTCGCCCCGCCGGGCCGCGGGCTGTCGCGGGCGCAGACGCTGCGCCGCGCGGTCGCCCAGACCCTCGCGGACAACGGCGCCACGGAAGTGCTCGCGTTCCCGTTCGTCGGCGCGGCGCAGAACGACCTCTTCGGCTCGCCCGAGCCCGGCGGCGTCCCGGCCGTGAAGCTCGCGAACCCTCTGGACGCCACGGCGGCGTACCTGCGCACATCCCTGCTCCCCGGTCTCCTCGGCATCGCCAAACGCAACCTCGCCCGCGGGCTCGTGGATCTGAGCGTCTACGAGACCGGCACGGTGTTCTTGCCCGGGGCGGCCCTGGGCAGTGAGACGCTGCCCCCGGGCGCGGCGCTTCCCAGTCGCGAAACCCTCGCGGGCCTGAACGCCGGCATCCCGGACCAGCCGCGTCACCTCGCCGGCGTCGTCCTCGGCCACACCGTTCGGAAGCAGCCTGGCCAGCCCGCCGTCGCGGCGGGCCTCGCCGACGCGCTCGCGATGGTGGACCAGGCGGCAGCGGCCGTCGGCGTCGCGGTCGAGCCCGTGCAGAGCCGCCACCAGGCGCTCCACCCGGGACGCACTGCGCAGCTCGTCGCCGGCGACGGCGTCCGCACGGTCCTCGGCTACGCCGGAGAGCTGTCACCGGCGCTCGCGGCCGAACTCGACCTCCCGCGCGTCGTCGCGGTCTTCGAGCTCGATCTGGACGCGCTGATCGCTGTGGCCCCTGCGGAGATCGTGGCCGGGACGATCGCCGGGTTCCCGGCGGCGACGCAGGATCTCTCCCTGGTCGTTGGCGACGAGGTTCCGGCAGGAGAGGTGCTGCGCGCGGTCCGCGAGGGGGCGGGGGCTCTGCTCGAAGACATCCGCCTGGTCGACGATTACCGAGGGACCGGCCTCCCCGACAGCAGCAAGAGCCTCACCTTCGCACTCCGGTTCCGCGCCGACGACCGGACGCTGACGGCGGCGGAGGCAAGCGAGGCGAAACAGGCCGGGGCCGCCCGGGCGGGCCAGCTGTTCGGGGCGGCCATCCGGGAGTGAGGCGCCGGTCACCGTGTGCGAAGCCTGCGGAGCTCTCTTCGCGCGCGGTGACGCAGCCGCTCGCCGAACTCCACCGCGCGGCGGTACGGGGTGCGGGGGTTGATGGGCACGCGGAGAGCCGCTGGGTCCGCGGCGCGGATGATCTCCCGCAGGAGCGTGTTCCCGTGGTCCGCGCGTTCGGCGGCCGGAACGCCCAGGAGCGTCCCCAGGAGGATGCGGTTGCTGAACGGCGTGAACGTCTCCTGCGCGATGTCCCACTCGAGTTGGCTCTGGCTCTGCCAGGAGCCGCAGCGGTGCTCCCAGTAGAAGAGATCGTCGAGAGCGATCCCGGAGGCGGCCGCGGCGGCCGCCGCGCCCTGGTGCCACTCCTCGATCGACGCTGCGATGAAGGGGATCTCCGCCCAGCCGGGGATCAGGGCCAGGATGTCGGCGGCGGCGCCGGTGGCGGGAGGTCCGTCCGGACCCCCGTAGAAAGTGCGCGCCACTTCGCTCGCGTTGCCCTTCATCGCGACGCGGTCGGCCGGGTGGCCGTTCAGGATGCCGTGGGCGATCACACCCCAATCGTCGTAGTGCGCCATCGGTGTTGTTGCCGGTGTACAGCTCTCGCCAGCCGGGGTCCGGCTCGGTGCGGCAGTCGATGAGGCGATGCGCCACCCCCAGCCGGGCCGCCACGGTCTTCGCGATCGCGACATCGGTCGAGAACCGGGTCAGGTGCTGGTAGAGCAGGGTGTACCCGGCCATCGAACTCCGCACGGCCGGGGCAGCGGCCGCGATCAGAGCGCGTGAGTCGTACCCCGTGGTGAGCGGGAGGGACAGCGGGAAGCGACGGGACGCCGCGCCGATCACCGCGGTCAGGTGCGCGGCGGCGAACTCCGCGGCGGCGGTCAGCGTCCGATCGGGCAGCGGTGCGACGGGCCAGATGCGTTCCTGGCGGCGTCGCGCGACGTTCAGACGGTGGTTCGGGACGAGGCGGGCCACCTCGTCGTACAGCGTCGTCGCGGCCGGGAGGAAGTGTTCGCGATCGGCCGCCTTGTGTACGCTGCCGTCGAATTGACGCGCGCTCCCCCCGCTTCAGTGGGATAGCCTCCGCCAGCAGGTGTGCCTGCGAGGCCGCGTGGAACTGCCCTTCGTGCCAGGTGTACTCGACCGATCGGGTCCCCGTGGCATCGAGATAGACGAAGATGTCGTCCCCGGCGAAGGCGAAGAGCGCGAACCGGCCGGACAGGCGGTGCAGGAGCGTCTCGTTTTCGCCGCGGGACCAGGCCCGCGAACGCCGCGAGAACCGCTGTGTCGTCCTGCTCCGGCCGCTCCGGGTCGATCGCGAAGCCGAGGAGGACGAAGCTGCTGCCGGGCGCGCGGTGGATGGCGACGCTGAGCTCGGGATGCGCGTACACGGTGTGCCCGGCGACCCGGTGGCGGCCCCAGCCGTCGAGGTCGACGGTGGAGTCCGGTGTGATCAGGAACTAGCGGCGGAAGCGGAGGCTGTTCATGTGGAAGCCAGGAGGGGGAGGCGGGAGTGGACGCGCCGCGGTCGAGGCGCCGCTGTGTGCGCACCGCCGCGATGGCCTGGACGAGGAGAACCGTGGCCTCCGCGCAGAACTGCCCGAGGAGCGCGCCGAGGGTGCCGCCGAGCGCGGCGCCGGCGAGGATCAGGGGGAGGCCGACCAGGGCTCCGGCGGCCGCGGACCAGGCGAGCGCATCCAGCCGCCCCGGGGTCACGAGGAGGATCTGCCCGCAGGACATGCTGACGAAGATCACGGCGAGCGTGCCCCCTGCGATGGCGGCGAGCGGGGTGGGGATGTGGACGACACCGGCGAACACGACCTCCGCGACGAGTGGGGCGACGACGGTGAAGCTGGCCCCGGCGACGAGGCCGACGACCACGTTCGTCAGGACAGCCCGGCGGGGCCGGCGCAGGCGCTCGGCCCGCGTCGTCGCTTTGCCGACCCAGCCTTTGAGGGCGAAGTGAACGGTCCCGATGACCTGCTGCGCCATCCTCAGCAGCCGGTTCATCGCGGCGTACGACGCGGTTGCCTGCGGTGCGACGAGGGCGACCGCGGCGGTGCCGAAGCTGATGTAGAAGCTGGAGAAGACGCGCGTCGTCAACGCCATCGACTGGCAGCGGATGAGGAACACGACCCGCCGCGGCGACAACCGCAGGAAGTCCGCCCGCCGGACCCCGAGCGTGCGCATCGCCAGAGCCGGGCTCAGCAGCCCCGCCACGAGCAGGGCGATGCCGTAGATGATCAGCGGCGCTCCGGCGAGCAGCGCCAGCGCGGCGGCCAGCACTGCGGCCGTGCGGGGGATGGCTTCTTGGATCAGGATGCGGCGGGGCTGGGCGATGCCGACGAAGACCCAGGCCGCGCTGATCGAGCCGCCGGCGGCGACGGCGACCACGGCAGCGGTGAGGTTCTGGGCCGGGGCGAGCAGGAAGGCGGCGATGGCGGCGGCGATGAGCGCGGGGACGGCCACCAGCATTTGCGTGGTCAGTCCGGCCGCGTAGGTCTGGGCGATGTTGCGGCGGGCCTGGCGGGCGACGCGCTGGGTGCCGGAGATCCCCAGCCGAGTTCGACGAGCACGCCCGCGGCGCCGCCGAGCGACTGGCCGATGGCGATCGCGGCCCAGCCTTCGGCCCCGGCGGTGTGGGCGATGGCGGGCAGCGCGAGCAGAGGGCTCACAGCGTTGAGCAGGGGGATGCCAAGGTATCCGCCGAGAAGGCGGGCTCCGCGGCTGAGCTGGGTGCGTCGGGTCATCGTCGTTTGCCGGGGTCGGGATCGGTGGGTTCACGGGTAGTGGGCACACTATTCAACCACCTCGGCAGCGTGCCTCTTTCGGGGGTCGTTCTCGATGCGATTGGCGTCCCGGCGCGCCGGAACGATAGGGTTGTCGACATGCTTATCGTCGGTGCCTCCGTTCCGCGCCGACGCCTGCGCGACCGCCGAAGCTAGGCGGCGCTCGGGCGACCTCTCGGGTCGGACGCGGGCGTTGCCGTCCCCGAGGTCCCCTGTCGTCCACTTCACCAAGGAACAAGCATGACTTTCTCGGTCGCCGTCGCCGGCGCTTCCGGGTACGCGGGCGGGGAGCTGCTGCGCATCCTCGCCGATCACCCCGATTTCGACATCCGCACCGTGACCGCCCACCAGAACGCCGGTCAGCCGCTCGCCGCCCACCAGCCGCATCTGCGCTCGCTGGCCGGCCTCACCCTCTCGGAGAGCACGGCGGAGAATCTGGCGGGGCACGATGTGGTCTTCCTCGCTCTCCCGCACGGGAAGTCGGGAGAGATCGCCACACAGCTGCCGGCGGACACTCTCGTGGTCGACTGCGGTGCGGACCACCGGCTGGAAGACCCGGACGCCTGGGCGGCGTTCTACGGCGGCGAGCACTTCGGCTCGTGGGCCTACGGCGTCCCGGAGCTGCCGGTCGGCGCGGGGAGGCAGCGCGAGCGCCTCGCCGGGGCCAAGCGGATCGCGGCGCCGGGGTGCAATGCGAGCGCGGTGTCGCTGGCGCTCGCCCCCGGCATCCACGCTGGGCTGATCGAGGACGCCGATATCGTCTCCGTGCTCGCCGTCGGGCCCTCGGGCGCGGGCAAAGCGTTGAAGACGATGTACCTCGCGAGCGAGATCCTCGGTTCGGCGAACCCGTACGCGGTCGGCGGGACGCACCGGCACATCCCGGAGATCCAGCAGAGCTTGCGGAAGGCGGGCGCGCTGTCGCCGACGATCTCGTTCATACCGGTCCTGGTGCCGATGTCCCGCGGAATCCTGGCGACCTCCACCGCCCGCGTGAAACCGGGCGTCAGCGCTGCGCAGGTGCAGGCTGCGTGGGAGGAGACGTACGCGGGAGAGCCGTTCGTGCAGGTGCTGCCGGCGGGGAGCGTTCCGCGCACCTCGGATGTGCTCGGCGCCAACACGGCTTTGATCGGAGTCGCACTGGATGCGGCTGCCGGCAGGGTCGTCGCGGTGCTCGCGATCGACAATCTGTACAAGGGAACCGCCGGGGCGGCCATCCAGTCCGCCAACATCGCCCTCGGCCTCGCCGAGACCGCCGGCCTGAGCGTGAATGGAGTCGCCCCGTGAGCGTCACCGCTGCCCAGGGCTTCGCCGCAGCCGGTGTCGCCGCCGGTCTCAAGGCGAGCGGCGAGCGCGATCTGGCGCTCGTGCAGAACCTCGGGCCGCTGACCGCCGCGGCCGCCGTCTTCACCACGAACAGGTGCAAGGCGAACCCCGTGCTCTGGAGCGAGCAGGTCATCGCGGACGGCGTGGTCTCCTCGATCGTGCTCAACTCCGGAGGAGCGAACTGCTACACGGGGGCGGCGGGCTTCCAGGTCACGCACGCGACGGCCGAAGCGGTGGCCGCGGCGCTCGACGTCTCGGCGGGCGACGTTCTCGTCTGCTCGACCGGCCTCATCGGCGACCAGCTCGACCGCGCCAAGCTGACGGCCGGGGTGGACGCCGCCACGGCTGCCCTCGCGACCGACGCCGGCCTCGGCGCGGCCGAGGCGATCATGACCACGGACACTCGGCCGAAGCAGGCCGAACAGCGCTCCAAAGCGGGCTGGACCGTCGGTGGGATGGCGAAGGGCGCCGGGATGCTGGCCCCCGGCCTCGCGACCATGCTCGTCGTGATCACCACGGACGCCGTTCTCGGCTCCGCGCAGCTCGACAGCGCGCTCCGCGCCGCCACGCGCGTCACCTTCGACCGCCTCGACTCCGACGGCTGCATGTCCACGAACGACACGGTCGCCCTGCTCGGCTCCGGGGCCAGCGGCGTCGAGCCCGACCTCGACGAGTTCGCGCTCGCGCTCACCGAGGTCTGCCGCAATCTCGCGACGCAGTTGCAGGAAGACGCCGAGGGCGCCTCCCACGACATCACGATCGAGGTCGCGAACGCGCTCACCGAGGACGACGCGGTGACCGTCGGCCGCGCGGTGTCCCGCTCCAACCTCTTCAAGGCCGCCATCTTCGGCAACGATCCCAACTGGGGCCGCGTGCTCGCCGCGGTCGGCACGACCGACGCGGCTTTCGACCCCTACCGCATCGACGTCGCGATCAACGGCGTCCAGGTGTGCGCTGCGGGGGAGCCCGACCAGCCGCGCGACCTCGTCGACCTCGCCCCGCGCGCCGTGTGCGTCCGCATCGATTTGCACGCCGGGGACGAGGGCGCGAGCATCCTGACCAATGACCTGACCCACGACTATGTCCACGAGAACAGTGCCTACTCCAGCTGAGATGACGACAGAAGACACCTTCGAGACGGCCGAGCGCGCCGCCGCCATCGCCAAGGCCGCCGCCCTCATCGAGTCGCTCCCGTGGCTCAAGACCTTCCACGACCGGATCATCGTGGTGAAGTTCGGCGGCAATGCGATGGTGAGCGAGGAGCTTCAGCGCACTTTCGCCGAGGATATGGTCTACCTCCGCTACGCCGGTCTGCTCCCGGTCATCGTCCACGGCGGCGGTCCGCAGATCTCCGCGATGCTCGACCGGCTCGGTATCCAGAGCGAGTTCCGCGGCGGCTACCGCGTGACCACGCCCGAGGCGATGGAGGTGGTGCGCATGGTGCTCACCGGCCAGATCAACCGCGACATCGTGGCCGCCATCAATAAGCATGGCCCCCTCGCGGCCGGGCTCTCCGGCGAAGACGCCGCGCTGTTCCAGGGCCGCAAGCGCGGCGCGGTGGTGGACGGTGAGGCGGTCGATCTCGGACTCGTCGGCGATGTGATCGGCGTGAACCCGGAGGCTGTGCTCGCCCAGATCGACGCCGGGCGCATCCCGGTCGTTTCCTCGATCGCCCCGGACATCGATGAGCCGGGGCAGTCCCTCAACGTCAACGCGGACGCCGCCGCCGCCGCCCTCGCCGTGGCGCTCCGCGCCGCGAAGCTGGTCATCCTGACCGACGTCGCCGGGCTGTACAGCGACTGGCCGAACCGGGACTCACTGCTGTCGAAGATCACCGCGCGGGAACTCCGCGAGCTGCTCCCGGGCCTGGAGTCGGGCATGATCCCGAAGATGGCAGCCTGTCTGGCGGCGGTCGACGGGGGCGTGGAGAAAGCCGAGATCATCGACGGGCGCATCGAGCACTCGATCCTGCTCGAAGTGTTCACACAGTCCGGGATCGGAACGGAGGTGGCGCCGGTATGAGCGGCGACCCGAACGGCCGTATCGACGGTGCAGAGTGGAAGCCGCGCTACGCCGAGGTCATGATGCGCACCCTTGCCATGCCGAAGCTCCTGCTCGAGCGCGGCCAGGGCTGCCGGGTGTGGGATGTGGACGGCAACGAGTACCTCGACTTCCTCGCCGGGATCGCGGTCAATTCGCTCGGCCACGCCCATCCCGCACTGGTGGAGGCCGTGAGCAGCCAGGTGGCGACCCTCGCGCATGTCTCCAACTACTTCTCGACGGCCCCGCAGTTGGAGCTCGCCGAGCGGCTGCGGGCGATCACCGGCGCGGGGGAGCAGGGCCGCGTCCTGTTCGCCAACTCCGGGGCCGAGGCGAACGAAGCGGCTTTCAAGCTGGCCCGCCTGAACCGCGGACCGCACGGCGTCCGCACGCGGGTTCTCGCCCTGCGCGGCGCGTTCCACGGTCGCACGATGGGCGCGCTCGCGCTCACCGGCAAGCCGCCGATGCGCGAAGCGTTCGAACCGCTGCCGGGCGGGGTGGAGCACATCGACTCGACCATCGACGCGCTGGAGCACGCGATCGACGACCGGGTCGCGGCCCTCTTCGTCGAGCCGGTCAAAGGCGAGGCGGGTGTGCTCGCCCTGCCGGACGGGTTCCTGCGGCGCGCTCGCGAGCTCACCGAGCAGCACGGCGTCCTGCTCATCCTGGACGAGATCCAGACCGGCGTCGGGCGAACCGGAGCCTGGTTCGCCTACCAGCACGAGGGCATCCTCCCGGACGCTGTGACGGTCGCGAAGGGCATCGCCGGCGGGATCCCGATCGGCGCGCTCGTGACGTTCGGCTGGGCCTCCGACCTCTTCACGCAGGGACAGCACGGCTCCACCTTCGGCGGCAACCCGCTCGCGACAGCGGCGGGCAACGCCGTGCTCGCCGAGATCGAGCGTGCGGGACTCGTGGAGAACGCGGCCCGCCGCGGCGGCGAGCTGCGGGCGATCATCCGCTCCTACGACTCCCCGCTGATCGGAGAGGTGCGCGGCGCGGGGCTCCTCGTCGGCATCGGCCTGACCGGCGGCGAGGCGAACCGGCTGGCGGACGCCGCGCTCGCGCAGGGTCTCATCGTCAACGCCCCGAACGAGTCCAGCATCCGCCTCGCACC
Above is a genomic segment from Leifsonia xyli subsp. xyli str. CTCB07 containing:
- the pheS gene encoding phenylalanine--tRNA ligase subunit alpha — translated: MSESTEITESSVEAAVEAALAAIAAAGDSEALKVVRHDHTAEGSPLAQLNAGIRSLPGDRKAAAGKLVGGARGRVSQALAAKEAGIAAAEEAAQLVAEAVDVTALPNRWTSGARHPLSLLQERIADVFVGMGWQVAEGPELESEWYNFDALNFDADHPARAMQDTFFVEPAEAHLVMRTHTSPVQLRALLGDELPVYRIASGRVFRTDEFDATHLPVFHQTEGIAVDKGLTMAHLRGTLDHFVETLFGEGARVRLRPNYFPFTEPSAELDLWHPTFAGGARWIEWGGCGMVNPNVLRSAGIDPEVYSGFAFGMGVERALMFRNDVKDMRDMAEGDVRFSQQFGMVV
- a CDS encoding TrmH family RNA methyltransferase; this encodes MLDNPRSPRVRAVAKLTKRTARSETGLFLLEGPQAVAEALAFRSELLVELYATPTALERHQDIAQAAAAAGTQVEFVTEQVLGTIADTVTPQGFVAVARQFPTSVREIFAGSPALVAILEEVRDPGNAGTIIRAADSAGADAVVLTGRTVDLYNPKVVRSTTGSLFHIPVAVGADLPEVVSCARAAGLRVLAADIAGEDLLAARTAGQLARPTAWVFGNEARGLPDEWLGLVDRAVAVPIYGRAESMNLATAASVCLYESAFAQRSAG
- the pheT gene encoding phenylalanine--tRNA ligase subunit beta, with the protein product MRVPLSWLGEYVDLEPGTTPAEVHAALVSVGLEEEGVHTFGIEGPVVVGEVIDFVEEPQSNGKTIRWCQVRVAAEGQKAADGGADVRGIVCGAGNFFPGDKVVVTLPGAALPGPAPLTPFVIAARKTYGHVSDGMIASARELGLGDDHDGILRLSTLGLDPEVGADAVSLLGLDDTAVEVNVTPDRGYAFSIRGIAREYAHATGAAFRDPAEAVASPPPHAHGFSVAVEDRAPIRDRVGASVFVTRVVRDVDATRPTPPWMVARLKLAGIRSISLVVDITNYVMLELGQPTHGYDLDRLSGGIVVRRAHAGETLVTLDDQTRALHAEDLLITDDSGAIGLAGVMGGASTEIGAGTRNVLVEAANFDPVSIARTARRHKLPSEASKRFERGVDPRVAVAAAARVVQLLEQLAGGTADGLGSLLDETADAEPIRLPDDYIPNLIGVAFTDDEVRGALAEIGGSVSDTEGALLVVPPTWRPDLRDKSDLAEEVARIVGFDRIPSVLPVAPPGRGLSRAQTLRRAVAQTLADNGATEVLAFPFVGAAQNDLFGSPEPGGVPAVKLANPLDATAAYLRTSLLPGLLGIAKRNLARGLVDLSVYETGTVFLPGAALGSETLPPGAALPSRETLAGLNAGIPDQPRHLAGVVLGHTVRKQPGQPAVAAGLADALAMVDQAAAAVGVAVEPVQSRHQALHPGRTAQLVAGDGVRTVLGYAGELSPALAAELDLPRVVAVFELDLDALIAVAPAEIVAGTIAGFPAATQDLSLVVGDEVPAGEVLRAVREGAGALLEDIRLVDDYRGTGLPDSSKSLTFALRFRADDRTLTAAEASEAKQAGAARAGQLFGAAIRE
- a CDS encoding IS30 family transposase; translation: MRSLEAALHPRFLSLQERELIRDLTRAGLSLCRVAAKLGRSVSTISREIRRNQLPGEGGYHPYVAHRKAASRRPRPKATRLVRNPQLRSYVQRKLTLRWSPEQISRSLIREFPGDAEMRVAHETIYQAFYVQGRGQLRRELTMVLRTGRAKRKPHRSGAARRHRFADPMVMISDRPAEIEDRAVPGHWEGDLIIGGHRNSAIGTLVERSTRFVMLIHLPIDRTAESVRDGLISAVKTLPRELRRSITWDQGSEMAAHKSFTIATDIPVYFCDPASPWQRGSNENTNGLLRQYFPKGKGTDLARFTATDLTNVAHELNTRPRKTLGWETPAERLAKLLAS
- a CDS encoding transposase, producing the protein MSRLRRSAGKRKYTQAEREAFFVIFKESRSTTIAARELGFNPATCAQWVRKAGLASHGYTGGGMSAHPCKDEYLELRSSGLSRREAVGRVGISPNTGYLWDSRTGDAFIQMVAWSITKTGCLSLLILFSGRRCVRSKPHSTHDSSPCRSVS